Proteins from a genomic interval of Rhodococcus rhodochrous:
- a CDS encoding acyl-CoA dehydrogenase family protein yields the protein MESTTGATLDAALVDLGWHDMLTEMPDDTIPMVFRLLGETGAHAPVINDVVLVDAGREAGGVVPLPYTGRQWIEWAREDRDTTALDAELPIATVGSGDPVPVAAARRALGWWLVGTSRAMLDSARTHALDRTQFGKPIAGFQAVRHRLAETYVAVEGAEATLRAATDELGSLLAKAAAGRAAIIAARHCQQVLGGIGFTAEHDLHRHIKRALVLDGLLGSSRELTREAGALIRAEGSAPRLVHL from the coding sequence ATGGAGAGCACGACCGGTGCCACACTCGACGCGGCGCTGGTCGATCTGGGCTGGCACGACATGCTCACCGAGATGCCCGACGACACGATCCCCATGGTGTTCCGGCTGCTCGGCGAGACCGGCGCGCACGCCCCGGTGATCAACGACGTCGTGCTCGTCGACGCGGGTCGTGAGGCCGGTGGGGTCGTACCCCTCCCCTACACCGGCCGACAGTGGATCGAGTGGGCACGCGAGGACCGGGACACCACCGCGCTCGACGCGGAACTGCCGATCGCGACGGTCGGATCCGGTGATCCGGTGCCGGTCGCAGCGGCACGTCGTGCGCTCGGCTGGTGGCTGGTCGGAACGAGCCGAGCGATGCTCGACTCGGCCCGTACCCACGCTCTCGACCGCACGCAGTTCGGCAAGCCGATCGCCGGCTTCCAGGCGGTGCGGCACCGGCTCGCGGAGACGTACGTCGCCGTCGAGGGCGCGGAGGCCACCCTGCGTGCCGCCACCGACGAGCTCGGTTCCCTGCTCGCGAAGGCCGCCGCGGGTCGCGCGGCGATCATCGCGGCACGGCACTGCCAGCAGGTCCTCGGCGGTATCGGCTTCACCGCCGAGCACGACCTGCACCGACACATCAAACGGGCACTGGTGCTCGACGGTCTGCTCGGCAGTTCACGGGAACTGACCCGCGAGGCCGGTGCCCTCATCCGCGCGGAGGGTTCGGCGCCGCGCCTGGTGCACCTCTGA
- a CDS encoding acyl-CoA dehydrogenase family protein: protein MNVTEFRTAVRTWLDENDLTPGPDHSFDAQVEQLARVRRELYDAGWMRYGWPEEVGGLGGEAVLRAVLGEEVATRDLAEPGIYSMIEVLAPTMISYARPELAAEMVPKLLRGEEQWCQGFSEPGSGSDLASLSTRAEQRGDEWVINGQKVWTSLAQFASRCVLLTRTAPGHKGITAFFVDMDTPGITVRPLRTMHGVDEFAEVYFDDVVVPADRMLGNPGDGWKLAMDLLPHERSTCFWHRIAYLFTRLDRLVDETDSTTDDELGAAYLALHTVRCRSLATQQRLASGASLGPETSVDKILLATAEQQLFDTARDLLPGVLELSDTEWRTEFLYSRAATIYGGTAEIQRNIVARRLLDLGAE from the coding sequence ATGAACGTCACCGAATTCAGGACCGCCGTCCGAACCTGGCTCGACGAGAACGATCTGACCCCCGGACCGGATCACTCGTTCGACGCGCAGGTCGAACAACTCGCCCGCGTGCGGCGGGAACTCTACGACGCGGGCTGGATGCGCTACGGCTGGCCCGAGGAGGTCGGCGGACTCGGCGGCGAGGCCGTCCTGCGTGCCGTGCTCGGCGAGGAGGTCGCGACCCGCGACCTCGCCGAGCCGGGCATCTATTCGATGATCGAGGTGCTCGCGCCCACCATGATCTCCTACGCGCGACCCGAACTCGCGGCGGAGATGGTGCCGAAACTGCTCCGCGGTGAGGAACAGTGGTGCCAGGGCTTCTCGGAGCCCGGCTCGGGCAGCGACCTCGCGTCGCTGTCCACCCGGGCCGAGCAACGCGGCGACGAGTGGGTGATCAACGGGCAGAAGGTCTGGACGTCGCTCGCCCAGTTCGCCTCCCGCTGCGTGCTGCTCACCCGTACCGCGCCGGGGCACAAGGGCATCACCGCCTTCTTCGTCGACATGGACACCCCGGGCATCACCGTCCGGCCGCTGCGCACGATGCACGGCGTCGACGAGTTCGCCGAGGTGTACTTCGACGACGTCGTCGTGCCGGCCGACCGTATGCTGGGCAATCCCGGCGACGGCTGGAAGCTTGCGATGGATCTGCTTCCGCACGAACGGTCGACATGCTTCTGGCATCGCATCGCCTATCTGTTCACCCGGTTGGATCGACTTGTGGACGAGACCGATTCGACGACCGACGACGAACTCGGCGCGGCCTACCTCGCGCTGCACACCGTGCGGTGCCGGTCGCTCGCCACCCAGCAGCGACTGGCGTCGGGCGCGTCGCTCGGCCCCGAGACCTCCGTCGACAAGATCCTCCTCGCGACCGCCGAACAGCAGTTGTTCGACACCGCGCGGGATCTGCTTCCCGGCGTACTCGAACTGTCCGACACCGAATGGCGGACCGAATTCCTGTATTCCCGTGCGGCGACGATCTACGGCGGCACCGCCGAGATCCAACGCAACATCGTCGCGCGCCGACTTCTCGATCTGGGGGCGGAGTGA
- a CDS encoding nuclear transport factor 2 family protein, which yields MTPDELCDKYAITELLYRYATAVDTKDWKKMESVFTEDAHLDYSSVGYQPGPRDEVLAQLQKALSYLPMSQHFVTNVEVDLDGDRATVRAMFYNPMQLPGVDGLTYCGGNYHHEVVRTSEGWKSCRLTEESLWFSNHPDPSKNGAHRSS from the coding sequence ATGACGCCCGACGAGCTGTGCGACAAGTACGCCATCACCGAACTCCTCTACCGCTATGCAACGGCGGTGGACACCAAGGACTGGAAGAAGATGGAATCGGTCTTCACCGAGGACGCCCATCTCGACTACAGCTCCGTGGGATACCAGCCCGGACCGAGGGACGAAGTGCTCGCGCAGCTGCAGAAGGCGCTGTCGTACCTGCCGATGTCGCAGCACTTCGTCACCAACGTCGAGGTCGACCTCGACGGCGACCGTGCGACGGTACGGGCGATGTTCTACAACCCCATGCAACTCCCCGGCGTCGACGGCCTGACCTATTGCGGGGGCAACTACCACCACGAGGTCGTGCGGACCTCCGAGGGCTGGAAGAGTTGCCGCCTCACCGAGGAGAGCCTGTGGTTCTCGAACCACCCCGACCCGTCGAAGAACGGGGCGCACCGATCGAGCTGA
- a CDS encoding SDR family NAD(P)-dependent oxidoreductase, with the protein MGQLDSLHDLSGKTAVVTGGSRGIGRAIAQILAEHGADVVVASRKLDACELAAKEIEASTGSKVLPVACHVGQWDDCNTLVDTTLDHFGRLDILVNNAGMSPLYQDLESITEELYDKTFGVNLKGPFRLAVRAGTYMAEHDGGSIVNIGTAGSLTASVRELPYACAKAGLNALTVGLAEAYAPKVRVNSILPGPFRTDLSKAWAPPEGEEASFVPLRRMGRPEEVAPLALHLASDASSFTTGAIIRVDGGVTRKV; encoded by the coding sequence ATGGGACAACTTGACTCTCTTCACGATCTGAGCGGGAAAACTGCTGTCGTCACAGGTGGTTCGCGTGGCATCGGCCGCGCCATCGCGCAGATCCTCGCCGAACACGGCGCCGACGTCGTCGTCGCCTCCCGCAAGCTCGACGCGTGCGAACTCGCCGCGAAGGAGATCGAGGCATCCACCGGCAGCAAGGTGCTCCCCGTCGCCTGCCATGTCGGACAGTGGGACGACTGCAACACGCTCGTCGACACGACCCTCGACCATTTCGGGCGTCTCGACATCCTCGTCAACAATGCCGGAATGTCGCCGCTCTACCAGGATCTCGAATCCATCACCGAAGAGTTGTACGACAAGACCTTCGGCGTGAACCTCAAGGGCCCGTTCCGGCTTGCGGTTCGCGCCGGCACGTACATGGCGGAGCACGACGGCGGGTCGATCGTCAACATCGGCACCGCCGGGTCGCTCACGGCGAGTGTGCGCGAACTCCCCTACGCATGCGCGAAGGCCGGCCTGAACGCCCTCACGGTGGGCCTGGCAGAGGCTTACGCACCGAAAGTGCGTGTCAATTCGATCCTTCCGGGTCCGTTCCGTACCGACCTGTCGAAGGCATGGGCTCCGCCGGAAGGCGAGGAGGCATCCTTCGTGCCGTTGCGTCGCATGGGCCGGCCCGAGGAGGTCGCGCCACTCGCACTCCATCTGGCCAGCGACGCGTCGAGTTTCACCACCGGCGCGATCATCCGCGTCGACGGTGGTGTCACCCGTAAGGTCTGA
- a CDS encoding aminotransferase class I/II-fold pyridoxal phosphate-dependent enzyme: MDQSETPLLSAVEEYRRLDRYGFSPPGHRQGRGVDERVAEVLGRDSFRADVLASGGLDDRLTRNGYLSRAEELMAEAVGAEQAFFSTCGSSLSVKAAMMAVAGNDPGGLLLGRDSHKSIVAGLIFSGVTPRWITPQWDEEMHFSHPPSPQQVREMWDKYPDAAGALIVSPSPYGTCADIAGIADVCHERGKPLIVDEAWGAHLPFHDDLPTWAMDAGADVCVVSVHKMGAGFEQGSVYHVQGDLVDASHLSDCADLLMTTSPNVLIYSAIDGWRRQMVEHGTELLGSALDLARTTRERIERIDGISVLDDRLLGDEASHDLDRLQVLMDLDELGVSGYQCADWLRENCRLDVGMSDHRRILATMSMSDDEDTADRLVSALEALSRAAESFDPPPRIELPSPDELQLESVMSPRDAFFGRTEMVSAARAVGRIAAEQLTPYPPGIPAVVPGERLDRAVVDYLHSGVGAGMNVPDATDSSLDEFRVVVEG, translated from the coding sequence ATGGACCAGTCGGAAACCCCGTTGCTCAGCGCTGTCGAGGAATACCGCCGGCTCGACCGCTACGGCTTCTCCCCGCCGGGACACCGGCAGGGCCGCGGCGTGGACGAACGCGTCGCGGAAGTGCTCGGGCGGGACTCGTTCCGTGCGGATGTCCTCGCCTCCGGTGGCCTCGACGACCGTCTGACGCGCAACGGATATCTGAGCAGAGCAGAAGAACTCATGGCCGAGGCGGTCGGAGCCGAGCAGGCCTTCTTCTCGACCTGCGGAAGCTCCTTGTCGGTCAAGGCCGCGATGATGGCCGTCGCCGGCAACGATCCGGGCGGCCTGCTGCTCGGACGCGACTCGCACAAGTCGATCGTCGCCGGCCTGATCTTCAGTGGCGTCACCCCGCGTTGGATCACCCCGCAGTGGGACGAGGAGATGCACTTCTCCCATCCACCCTCACCACAGCAGGTTCGAGAAATGTGGGACAAGTACCCCGACGCGGCCGGTGCACTGATCGTCAGCCCCAGTCCGTACGGGACGTGCGCCGACATCGCGGGCATCGCGGACGTCTGCCACGAACGCGGAAAGCCGCTCATCGTCGACGAGGCGTGGGGCGCGCATCTGCCCTTCCACGACGACCTGCCGACCTGGGCGATGGATGCCGGTGCCGATGTCTGCGTGGTGAGTGTGCACAAGATGGGTGCCGGTTTCGAGCAGGGCTCGGTGTACCACGTCCAGGGAGACCTGGTCGACGCCTCCCACCTGTCGGATTGCGCCGATCTGCTCATGACCACCAGCCCCAACGTGTTGATCTACTCGGCGATCGACGGATGGCGACGGCAGATGGTCGAGCACGGCACCGAACTGCTCGGCAGTGCGCTCGACCTGGCCCGGACTACGCGCGAACGCATCGAGAGGATCGACGGGATCTCCGTCCTCGACGACCGGCTGCTCGGCGACGAGGCCTCGCACGATCTCGACCGCCTCCAGGTGCTCATGGACCTCGACGAACTCGGCGTCTCGGGTTATCAGTGCGCCGACTGGCTGCGGGAGAACTGTCGTCTCGACGTCGGCATGAGCGACCACCGCAGGATCCTCGCCACGATGTCCATGTCCGACGACGAGGACACCGCCGATCGGCTCGTCTCCGCGCTCGAAGCACTGTCCCGGGCGGCGGAGTCCTTCGATCCGCCGCCCCGGATCGAGCTGCCGAGTCCGGACGAACTGCAGCTCGAATCGGTGATGTCTCCGCGCGACGCGTTCTTCGGCAGGACCGAGATGGTCTCCGCCGCCCGCGCCGTCGGCCGCATCGCGGCGGAACAGCTCACGCCGTACCCGCCGGGTATCCCCGCGGTCGTACCGGGTGAGCGGCTCGACCGCGCGGTCGTCGACTACCTCCACAGCGGTGTGGGTGCCGGCATGAACGTGCCCGACGCGACCGACAGCTCCCTCGACGAGTTCCGTGTGGTCGTCGAGGGCTGA